The genomic region GAAGATAAATACAGAGAAATAACTAAACGTAAAAGTGATAAGTTCTTTGAATTTTTAGAGGCTGTCAAAAGGAACAATGTTGATATTTGGACTCGCCATGTTGTAGTGCCGACTATCAATGCAGAAGAAAAGCAGATAGTGGAAGTCGCTAAGTTTATTAACACGATTCCAAATGTTAAAAAGGTAGAACTTCTTCCATATCACAACCAAGGCGCTCAGAAATATAAATCTTTAGACATGAAGTATCCATTAGAAGGTGTTCAGCCTTTAGATAATGATAGTCTTGACTACTTTAACAAAGTTTTGCATAAACACTTAGATATCATAGAAGAAGAGTATAGTAAGACAGGTTAACACAAAGAAAACCTCCCTAAAAAGGGAGGTTTTCTTTGTGTTAATAAGTGTTTTAGTTATTACTTATCTTCTTTAGTTTTATCTTCTAACCTTTTTAACATATTAGCAGCAAACTCTCTTCCGCCAATACCAAAAGATATAGCAAAAGCAATAGCTAATGCACCTAAAGTTATGATAAAGGCAGCATTTACAATAGACGAAGCTACGCCAAGTTGGCTTAACGCCATAAACACTGCAATTACAATAATGGTAGTTTTAGCTATTAAAGCTGTCACTTTAGCATTTGGGGCTTTTTTGCCAATTAGTGCTTCCACCCATGTAGCAATAAATAGTGCTGTCCCCATTATTATTATTGCACTTATTGCAAATGGTAGATACGCTATAATACCTTGACCTACTGTTTGTAGCACTTCCAGTCTTAGAACATTTATAGCTTCCACAAAGAATAAAAGTCCTACAATATACTTTACTAGTTCACCAATAGCTGTTGATAATGAAAATTTGCTTATTTTTTCGTCATCTGAAGGAATGATTTTTCCAATAAGCTTATCAGTACCAACACTTGAAAGAACTTGGGTAAGTAACTTGCCAGATATCTTAGCAATATAAACACCTATAACAACTATCGCTATAGCAACGAAAATATTAGGTAAAAATACTACAATTCTATTTAACATAGCAATCGCAGGATCTGATATGGCAGCGATATTTAAAACCTGAAGTGCAGAAATTACCACCGGAATTAAAATCAGAACGTACACAATATAAGAAATTACTGAAGATATTTGCGCCTCTTCAGAAGTTTCAACAC from Proteinivorax hydrogeniformans harbors:
- a CDS encoding mechanosensitive ion channel, translating into MEYLERLFESFISAVPSVIHAALLLVLALVVSAVVKSIVVKLLNKLQLEKHTDKLGVVDEDTGSSVEFIGKLVYIIVFLLFLPEVLNQLGLHDAAQPITMVVSRFLNFIPNIIAASIILVVGIFIAKIIRQLLVPVLKKLNVDKLQEKAGVETSEEAQISSVISYIVYVLILIPVVISALQVLNIAAISDPAIAMLNRIVVFLPNIFVAIAIVVIGVYIAKISGKLLTQVLSSVGTDKLIGKIIPSDDEKISKFSLSTAIGELVKYIVGLLFFVEAINVLRLEVLQTVGQGIIAYLPFAISAIIIMGTALFIATWVEALIGKKAPNAKVTALIAKTTIIVIAVFMALSQLGVASSIVNAAFIITLGALAIAFAISFGIGGREFAANMLKRLEDKTKEDK